From Cuculus canorus isolate bCucCan1 chromosome W, bCucCan1.pri, whole genome shotgun sequence:
tacctatttttatttttcctcttctgccacACATCACttgtgttctgttctgctgaCAGAATAAATACTTGGGGTTTTTACTTTGTGTCATAAGCATGGTCCTCAGCACTGTTTCAGTGCCCTAAAGCGGAAGATATAGCTTCTGCTAACATGGGAGATGATGACATAACTGATCATATGCATACTTGACAGCTGCTGCATTGTCTACCATTCATagtccttttaaaaatggattgTGTATACCATGAGTAATGTACGTATTACAGTTCCAATAATTTAGTTTTGTTATTAATCGGATATCTTGGGCCTACCACTTGTGCTCCTTTACAGTCATCATTGAACTTTGAGAAACATTCTGAAAATTTTCTGTGGACAGAGAATCATTATGAAGCAAATCGCAGAAGACTCAACTCTTCACATGGGTTTGATCCTATCATTGGGTGGCCTAATGGAGGTATAATTTAGTTTTCATGGaatgcttttaaatacatttacatcATTGCTTTGTAACACTTTGGctagaaaaaaagtctgatGATAACAGCTGTCCTATGCTGAATGCTGTATTGTGTAGTGGAATAGAGATCATGGAAAGACAAGTGGGTCTTCTAGATGATGTGATTACTAAGGGTTGGTTAAAGTAGTGTGATTCCAGATGTATTTCTCTCTTAAGAAGATGGTCAAGTTAATTCTCTAGCCAACAATGTATGAATGAGCAGCCAGAAAAGGGATTTGACTTCTTTATGTTGGACTACTATCCTCTTTCTTTTGGCACTGTTTTGTGAGATACTTCCCTGTTGCTTATGTGGATGAAAACTAAGTTTACTGTGTTATCACATCCCAGAGTATAGAGCTGCTTGCTTAACTCCTCTACCAATTTTGTAAATGTAGAATGTTCTTTCAAAACTGTTAgtaattatatttctttaaaatttaaaaatcttaaagggcattttgggagaaaagagaagaatggtTGGTGTTCACAAAGCAGAAATGgtacagaaaatataaactgTCGTGGGAGATACCATGGCGGAGGTTCCTGCACTCGTACCAGCACTTTCCACTGTGGAAAAGGCCAAGGACTGCATGAAAACAATGTATATGATAATGAAACtgggaaaaaggaagacaaggaaATATCCAAACAGTTTGAGGCTGAGGATTTTGTAAGTTAATTGTAATTATAATAAGGAAGGTTTCATTGTTTCTGCAAGTGAAATTTTATCTATTACAAGATATTTCATGAGATTTCACCAGTTACACATCATCATATAAGGGATCACTCTTCCCATAGGTAAGAGGGTTTTAGTCATTTGGCCACtaacttgtttctctttttatatCAAGTATTTATcattatgttttaattattgttaCTTAAGTGTTTGAGTGAAACTATAGCTGGGCTCTAAGTTTATTTCATAATATCTTACCACAGTTTACTGTGGCATGTGTATGTATTGAATTTTACACAAATACCTTGCTGGAAATCTGAAGTACTAACAAAATGATCTTTCTGCCACTGGCCGTTTGAGGTCCCATGCTTCAACCTAAAATTGTAGGATGTAAGGGGAAGGGTGAGCCATACATcatgtgttttgcttttctcagttCATATAATGGTATTTACTGCTGCTTGAGATGTTttgttggagaagagaaacaagtGAGCATGTTGATCTACTTGGGTCGCAGGAGGAAGTGTCTAGTCTGtctccatttaaaaatctttgacAGCAGAGATCATACTTACTTGCATATGATATTATTGTGGTTCTTTATTTCATTGATCCCATAATTCAAGagttattaaattttatttgtaataatgataaattttcctttcagccaTCTTTGAATCCTCAATATGAGAGAACACCAAACCAGAATAAGTCTTTTGCTGCAGGTGTGTGGGGTGAGTATATTTGatgtttctaaatataaaaatatagcGGATATCTGgagttgttttatttgaaacataggatttttttttttactattacaGAGGTATAGATTGAAATTGGGGAAAATTCAGTATTATTGTAATGTAAGTATCTTTTTGTTAGAGAAGTGACACTTCTATTTGGATATCAGTCTGGTCTGTAGATGCAGCCACAACTAGGATTTTTTCCAAGAACAAGTATATGTCTTTTTGTAAAGATGTTAAGAATTTATCTCTTAAGAGGAAATGTGAAGGTGAGTTACCTAAACTAGTGAAGTGATTGCTAGCTGAAGACTTCATAAAAGAGTGCTCCTGACTGTTTAAAGGTGTTGGAAGATCTTGGAGAGAAACCTAGGAGCGCTGGGAAAAGCAGGTTAGTTTGCAGAGATTTAAGGTCTCTTTCTGGAAGCAAATGTCTTAAGCTTTGGTTGTGTTTATGAATTACTTTTAACAAAGCTGGTACTATGAGTACTTTAGcttaaaacagctttaacaGCTTTAACTGAACTGTAgtctgggtttgttttctcATCTTCACCTGATAAATTTGGCTACCGTTCCGTGGACTTTAAGTAGTGAATTGTTTACTCTAAGAAGGTGGCAGCTTTAGACTACACAGGCTTTAAAGTAATAAACTTACTCAAAATGAGAACCTTTCTCTTTGAGGAAATAAGTTTACTACAACTTAAACTGTTGTTAATACTGAGGTCTGAAACTGgttgcttattttaaattttactttaatttgCTGATTCTTTTTCTCATACTTCCCCAGTATGCTTTGCATTCTTAGGTAATACTAGGCATAGGCCAACGCCTCAATATAAATATCTATTTGCTAAGAACTTTTGCAGGAGCCTAAACAATTggactgctttccttttttgtgcATTTAGCGGCTTTCATGTGAAAGTCAGGAAATATAGTTATCTTTTATTGAAAGAGTAATGATAGctcattttttccctaatgAAGTTGTGGAAAATTATATAGCAACTTGAGTGTTTTACGACCTTTACAGCACtctggctgtggctgctgtgtgATGTGGCTCAATTTGATCTGAAGAAGGGCATGTTTTCCAGGCTTTCTAGGTATCGCTCTTCACAAGCAAAGGAAGGAACAGTTCTGTTAGCTACATAGTTCTGTGCAGTGGCTTGTTACAGCTTACAGATTGATGTCTTACTTTATTACATTTCTGGTATTCTGAGCCTTGTTTTGTAattgaaaaaaactgaaattaaggttatttttattccctATTAAAGGAAACTTAATATTCAGGACAAGAGGAATGTTGCTATCCCCTTTTAATGACTGTTAAAAATGTATACTTCTGTTACATTCCATTTTACCTTGTGTATATGGGATGGGAGCATGAGAGTATTATGAAAAGTTTTCATAAAGTTTAATGAAAGTTAAGTATACAGTTGTCGCAAATGTTTTGTAACATCTACCTGCTAAACAAAGCTAAAATCACTTACGCCTTTACgataggtttttttaaatgtaggaTATGGTGACTCTGCCTGTGAAGTAGAAATGCTTGAAGAGAGGGGAGATACTTGGAAATGAATGTTAATGCAGCATTGGAATgccttttccaaaaaaaaaaaaaaaaagtgtttttcagttttttaaaactttagAACTGTTTTTAATAGGTGTTCTTTCAAACTGTTAAATGTCAGTTACTTAGTATGACAGCTGAATGTATGTCTCCAATTAGTGCTCTCTTGAACCTTGAAATGGTGTAAGCTTTAGACGTTTTATTATGCCCATCTGAGGcataaagacagagaaaacGGTCATTACCATGCTCTACAGTAGCATTCATCACTTCTCTCATGTTTATACAGCCTCAGCGTGGAACATTTGGTTCTAAAATTAGTTGTTAATAAATATGAGTAATTATTCTTTTGTAAGCTTAAAGGGAAATATGAAAACCATAATCTCTTTTGAACTGTGTAGTTAGCTTCTTTGATTGAAggatatctttattttctgaaagtaaaattcCTGCATtacaaagtgaaatattttataaaaggtGGTTGTGGAAAATGGAACAGAACTTGTGTTTACTCAGATTTGTACAGTGTGTTATTTGTGGAACTAATACTGGAAGAAGTTCCTGATTTATGCCTGTTTGTTGTGGACCATATGACTATCCAGTATCCTATGAACTAGGAACTTAAGAAAGTATACACATGGATAtgcatgtatatacacacatacacacacacacacacacacacgcacacatttttttttccccagagtaTCCTTTGAATCCTAAATCTAGATCTCCAAGAATGCTGGTCATTAAAAAAGGCAGTACAAAAGAACTGCAGATATCTGGATTCCCTGTAGTTGGAAGTCTTCATTCACAGCCAGTAAAGAATGGAACTGGCACAAGTGTTTATAAAGGATTAATCCCTAAACCTACTACTGCAACCGGAAAGGTGAGTCTTAGATACTGGTGGCATGAACAACatgctgaaaacaaacatgCTCTAATTCTGAATGTGCTTATTTCACCCCTGAGAATACTGTTACTAGAGTATTATGCTTTCAAATCTTGCTAAGTGCAGAACACCCTGAAAGTGAATGGAaactatttttctaatttttgtttttaaactatgCTGTAATTGGATCTCTCAGTTTTTCATTTACCTTTTTTGAGAAGTGCAAGCATTATCCAGGGGAGAGtgaaaaggatgtttttaacTTGCAGAATAGCAATGCCTTTTCTATATaagtttttaacagaaagaCAGATATCTAGTGGAGAGTTATAGTTGGCTTGGCATAATAGTACCTCCAGAATTTATCCCAATTATTGATATAGATGTGCCTAGTGTCATTCTGGTCCCTCTCCATATGCAGCTTTCCACGTtcatcttttaattttgtttcaggaaTTTTTCTGTGCTCCTGAGAGCATTTAACAGAGCTGATCTTAACTCTCTTAACATACTACATTAAAACCACTACTTTTGGTTGTTGAAGACTCATATTTTGATTCTTAATACCTCAAATATTTGACGGTCTTAATTGTTTGTAAATTTAACTCTATATAAAAAGTGTAAACAGTATTTGTGAGAGAGAATGAATTACTCATTAAACAGTCTATTTTCCACAGTGAAATAGGTATTTGCTCTAAATTATGGTTGTAGTTATGATTTGCTTTTGCctaatttttctaaatattcctGAAAATAGTCCTATTGTAGTTAATTACactaaattttgtttaaatttttgtttagCCTACACAGTGGAAAAgacaagtaaaagaaaataaacttggGAGTCCATTTTCTCATGAATCTGCATATAGTATTGGCAATTTCAGTCCTTTCAAATCAACTGCCGAGGCATTTACTGTATCACAGAATTCAGTGAAAGAGGTAAAGCAATATCTGTAGCTTTTATCAAATCTatcaaattttaaatttatttagttGGATAACTGGATCAGTAAGTTTTATGCAGAACTGTattaaataagtttatttttgtggaagttagtatgggagagaaaaatatggaaGGTATGTTACTGGCCTTGAAATACTGCAATATTTGCTTTGTAAGTTTGTTTTGGAGTAAAAATGGTGTATTAGGAAGTATAACATGGCAGGTTTAAACTTCAAAACTGCTAATAGTGTGATACGCTTCAGAAGGTCCACTGTTTGTTAGCAGGGCTCCATAAACCTTCATCGCTGGGGTTACGTGTAAGAACTCaatactgaaatacaaatatctTCCCTCTGAATATACATGGAACCTCAAACTACAGGTGCCTGTGagtctttgttttcattcaaagtTTTCTAAATGAATAAACTTctaatattctttcttttttttctgaccccCTCTATGTTAGTGTAATCAGTCAAATTCATCATCCCCTATTGACAAAGTTGGTCAACCTCGTTTAACAAAATTGACAAGAATGCGGACTGATAGGAAGAGTGAATTTTTGAAAGCATTGAAACAAGATAGAGTGGAAGAGGAACATGAAGATGAAAATCATGCTGGGCAAGAGAAGGTAGTTTTGTTCATACCTATTGTAGATCCAGCAGTAACAGTTCTCAGACTGAAcataaactgctttttatttggCTATAAACAGCTGTTAAGTCATGGCCTTGATCTCCTAAATGAAGGAaacaacatgaggaaaaacttc
This genomic window contains:
- the LOC128850283 gene encoding vasculin-like isoform X4, which gives rise to MAQHDFAPAWLNFPTLPLSTKVTCAPLQSSLNFEKHSENFLWTENHYEANRRRLNSSHGFDPIIGWPNGGHFGRKEKNGWCSQSRNGTENINCRGRYHGGGSCTRTSTFHCGKGQGLHENNVYDNETGKKEDKEISKQFEAEDFPSLNPQYERTPNQNKSFAAGVWEYPLNPKSRSPRMLVIKKGSTKELQISGFPVVGSLHSQPVKNGTGTSVYKGLIPKPTTATGKPTQWKRQVKENKLGSPFSHESAYSIGNFSPFKSTAEAFTVSQNSVKEQPRLTKLTRMRTDRKSEFLKALKQDRVEEEHEDENHAGQEKDDESFNLHNSNSPHNERDINQNFENEIPQENSNAPITSQQIIRSSTFLQSDVLSSSLEAEHRLLKEMGWQEDSENDETCAPLTEDEMREFQVISEQLQKNGHRKNGILKNGLICDIKFSPWKNSIFKPALENEDSETSSSDTSDDDDV
- the LOC128850283 gene encoding vasculin-like isoform X1, which codes for MAQHDFAPAWLNFPTLPLSTKSSLNFEKHSENFLWTENHYEANRRRLNSSHGFDPIIGWPNGGHFGRKEKNGWCSQSRNGTENINCRGRYHGGGSCTRTSTFHCGKGQGLHENNVYDNETGKKEDKEISKQFEAEDFPSLNPQYERTPNQNKSFAAGVWGEYIHTHTHTHAHIFFSPEYPLNPKSRSPRMLVIKKGSTKELQISGFPVVGSLHSQPVKNGTGTSVYKGLIPKPTTATGKPTQWKRQVKENKLGSPFSHESAYSIGNFSPFKSTAEAFTVSQNSVKECNQSNSSSPIDKVGQPRLTKLTRMRTDRKSEFLKALKQDRVEEEHEDENHAGQEKDDESFNLHNSNSPHNERDINQNFENEIPQENSNAPITSQQIIRSSTFLQSDVLSSSLEAEHRLLKEMGWQEDSENDETCAPLTEDEMREFQVISEQLQKNGHRKNGILKNGLICDIKFSPWKNSIFKPALENEDSETSSSDTSDDDDV
- the LOC128850283 gene encoding vasculin-like isoform X3; translated protein: MAQHDFAPAWLNFPTLPLSTKSSLNFEKHSENFLWTENHYEANRRRLNSSHGFDPIIGWPNGGHFGRKEKNGWCSQSRNGTENINCRGRYHGGGSCTRTSTFHCGKGQGLHENNVYDNETGKKEDKEISKQFEAEDFPSLNPQYERTPNQNKSFAAGVWEYPLNPKSRSPRMLVIKKGSTKELQISGFPVVGSLHSQPVKNGTGTSVYKGLIPKPTTATGKPTQWKRQVKENKLGSPFSHESAYSIGNFSPFKSTAEAFTVSQNSVKECNQSNSSSPIDKVGQPRLTKLTRMRTDRKSEFLKALKQDRVEEEHEDENHAGQEKDDESFNLHNSNSPHNERDINQNFENEIPQENSNAPITSQQIIRSSTFLQSDVLSSSLEAEHRLLKEMGWQEDSENDETCAPLTEDEMREFQVISEQLQKNGHRKNGILKNGLICDIKFSPWKNSIFKPALENEDSETSSSDTSDDDDV
- the LOC128850283 gene encoding vasculin-like isoform X2, yielding MAQHDFAPAWLNFPTLPLSTKVTCAPLQSSLNFEKHSENFLWTENHYEANRRRLNSSHGFDPIIGWPNGGHFGRKEKNGWCSQSRNGTENINCRGRYHGGGSCTRTSTFHCGKGQGLHENNVYDNETGKKEDKEISKQFEAEDFPSLNPQYERTPNQNKSFAAGVWEYPLNPKSRSPRMLVIKKGSTKELQISGFPVVGSLHSQPVKNGTGTSVYKGLIPKPTTATGKPTQWKRQVKENKLGSPFSHESAYSIGNFSPFKSTAEAFTVSQNSVKECNQSNSSSPIDKVGQPRLTKLTRMRTDRKSEFLKALKQDRVEEEHEDENHAGQEKDDESFNLHNSNSPHNERDINQNFENEIPQENSNAPITSQQIIRSSTFLQSDVLSSSLEAEHRLLKEMGWQEDSENDETCAPLTEDEMREFQVISEQLQKNGHRKNGILKNGLICDIKFSPWKNSIFKPALENEDSETSSSDTSDDDDV